Genomic segment of Truepera radiovictrix DSM 17093:
GGGGTCGATCTCCTGGCCGCGCGCGTCTTGCAGCGTCTGCGCGAAAGCGCTCGCGAACAGCGCCCACAGGGTGGCGAGAACCTTGAGAACCTTGGGTGTGCGGGTCATCTCCTCCTCCTAGTCCTTGTGACGTGCTTGTGTACACGTGCTCAGCCGAGGCGTTGCAGCCCCTGCGTGGTGGCGAAGGCGGCGAGCTCGACGGCTAACGCCGCCGCGACGAGCAGCAGGAGCCTAAGCCAGAGGCTCCCAGCGCGCCCCTTCACCGCGACACCTCGACCCCGAAGGCCGCGAGGATGTCGCCGAGCTGCGCCCGCCGCCCCAGGGGGCCGTTGGCCGTCCACACCGACGGGTCGACGACGCTTACCCGCCCCTCCTGGACCGCCTCTAAGTTCGTCCACGGGGGCGAGGCGAGGGTAGTGTCGGCGAGCGCCGGGTCGTTGACGGCGACGAAGAGGTGCGTGGCGCCGAGGTCGGCGACGACTTCGGTGGACAACGGCAGCGGCCCCGTAGCGTCACGGTTTTCCGCGACGAGCGGCGCGGGGGTGAGCCCCAGGTCGCGGTAGAGGAGCGGGGCGAGCGCGTACGGGTAGAGGATGGGGCCGCTGGGGGTTAAAAACACCGCCGCGACGCGGGCCGCGCCGGCGGCGGGGGCGAGCGCCTCGCGGGCCGCGGCGACGCGCGCGTCGTGCTCCGCCAAGACCCTCTCGGCTTCGGCCGTGCGCCCGAGTACCTGCGCGACCGCTAGGAGCTGGGTGCGCATCCGGTCCTCGCCGGCGGGCGCCAGCGGCAGCGCGACCGTGGGGGCGATCTGCGAAAGCTGTGCGTAGCTCTCGCCGACGAGTTCGGTGGGCG
This window contains:
- a CDS encoding ABC transporter substrate-binding protein yields the protein MNTPRRALWRLTLTLALLCLPFALALEVEEGAEARLVRHDLGEARVPLRPARLVALFSGHADAALALGAEVVGIGVYFGASNAYLTPYLADAAEVGSSDGANLEAILALSPDLIVAPTELVGESYAQLSQIAPTVALPLAPAGEDRMRTQLLAVAQVLGRTAEAERVLAEHDARVAAAREALAPAAGAARVAAVFLTPSGPILYPYALAPLLYRDLGLTPAPLVAENRDATGPLPLSTEVVADLGATHLFVAVNDPALADTTLASPPWTNLEAVQEGRVSVVDPSVWTANGPLGRRAQLGDILAAFGVEVSR